From the Lathyrus oleraceus cultivar Zhongwan6 chromosome 4, CAAS_Psat_ZW6_1.0, whole genome shotgun sequence genome, one window contains:
- the LOC127073476 gene encoding monogalactosyldiacylglycerol synthase 2, chloroplastic, with product MEVSEMPPEKDSYVLPEKSKLVSPKKLSPRKSIVEKVFGGSNSGGGSFKKRSESKSSINEDNEGGMELMEIGGQRTKNVLILMSDTGGGHRASAEAIRDAFQIEFGDEYKIFVKDVWKEYTGWPLNDMEGQYKFMVKHVQLWKVAFHSTSPKWIHSVYLAAVAAYYAREVEAGLMEFKPDIIISVHPLMQHIPLWVLKWQGLEKKVVFVTVITDLSTCHPTWFHPWVNRCYCSSQEVANKALQEGLLESQTRIYGLPIRPSFARAVLVKAQLREELEMDPDLPAVLLMGGGEGMGPVKKTAKALAESLYDQETEKPIGQIVVICGRNKNLVASVEAIEWKIPVKVRGFETIMAKWMGACDCIITKAGPGTIAEALIRGLPIILNDYIPGQEKGNVPYVVNNGAGVFTRSAKETARIVAEWFSTKQDDLKKMSENALKLANPEAVFEIVRDIHELAKQREPGVFPYMLTSSFTSII from the exons ATGGAGGTCTCAGAAATGCCACCGGAAAAGGACTCCTATGTGCTCCCGGAAAAGTCTAAACTTGTGTCACCAAAAAAGTTGTCACCGAGAAAGTCTATAGTGGAAAAGGTGTTTGGAGGATCCAATTCAGGGGGTGGAAGTTTCAAGAAGCGTAGTGAAAGTAAGAGTTCCATAAATGAAGACAACGAAGGTGGCATGGAACTCATGGAGATTGGAGGACAAAGAACAAAAAATGTGTTGATTCTAATGAGTGATACTGGTGGTGGACATAGAGCTTCTGCTGAGGCTATTCGTGATGCTTTTCAAATTGAATTTGGTGATGAATACAAG ATATTTGTTAAAGATGTTTGGAAGGAGTATACAGGGTGGCCATTGAATGATATGGAGGGTCAATATAAATTCATGGTTAAGCATGTTCAGTTATGGAAGGTTGCTTTTCATAGCACTTCTCCTAAATGGATCCACTCTGTCTACTTGGCTGCCGTTGCCGCCTACTACGCCAG AGAGGTGGAGGCAGGGTTGATGGAATTCAAACCAGATATTATAATTAGTGTTCATCCCTTGATGCAACATATTCCACTATGGGTTCTGAAGTGGCAAGGTTTGGAAAAGAAAGTTGTTTTTGTCACTGTTATCACAGATCTTAGTACCTGCCATCCTACTTG GTTCCATCCTTGGGTGAATAGATGTTACTGCTCTTCACAAGAAGTGGCGAATAAAGCCTTACAAGAGGGACTTCTGGAATCTCAAACCCGAATATATGGCTTGCCTATAAGACCTTCTTTCGCTCGCGCAGTTCTTGTTAAG gctCAACTAAGAGAAGAACTTGAGATGGATCCTGACTTGCCGGCAGTTTTGCTGATGGGGGGTGGGGAAGGAATGGGTCCTGTCAAGAAAACCGCAAAGGCTCTTGCAGAATCACTTTATGATCAAGAAACTGAGAAACCGATCGGGCAGATTGTAGTCATTTGTGGTCGTAATAAGAATTTAGTAGCTTCCGTGGAAGCTATCGAATGGAAAATTCCAGTAAAG GTTAGAGGATTTGAGACGATAATGGccaaatggatgggagcatgtGACTGCATCATAACAAAA GCTGGACCAGGTACAATTGCAGAAGCATTGATTAGAGGTCTTCCTATCATCCTCAATGACTATATCCCCGGACAG GAAAAAGGTAATGTGCCTTATGTGGTAAACAATGGAGCTGGTGTCTTCACGCGTAGTGCTAAAGAAACAGCGCGAATTGTGGCCGAATGGTTCAGTACAAAACAAGATGATCTAAAGAAAATGTCAGAGAATGCTCTTAAACTAGCGAATCCAGAGGCCGTGTTTGAGATTGTGAGGGACATTCATGAACTTGCAAAGCAACGCGAGCCAGGAGTCTTTCCTTACATGTTGACCTCATCATTTACTAGCATAATCTAA